A window of the Harmonia axyridis chromosome 5, icHarAxyr1.1, whole genome shotgun sequence genome harbors these coding sequences:
- the LOC123680767 gene encoding regulator of G-protein signaling 7 isoform X5, with protein sequence MEPDQRVQRCNRPCAFDKMEALVRLMQDPKNGGVPVRKQKILLTSVHDAFMAYEFKGYDMIEWLMDRLAIEESGELEALNLANQLCQYGYFFPINDSKNLVVKDDSTLYRFQSPYYWPAQKGTPDRMDYAVYLVKRTLRNKQRHGLEDYEQEQLNNLKYNLANKWEFITMQAEEQVSKASSSKSKEKKNSWQMRVFQVKLAKSLKKTEKGIADSQERAFWRVLRPPPGMTSSLEPCPVPMRNWDRQSRKRTVENLKREVDFLKKSLTRTRIKMSQALESMVQYVDTYSEYDAMISPAQPSNPWVTEDSTFWMLNSPLVEVATEKRVKRWGLSMEELVSDPTGIQEFTIYLSKEFSHENIRFWMAVNDLRRSAQSQVPEKVRQIFDEFLKPGAQCEINIDGKTMEKIHQEMQNPSRFTFDAAQDHIYTLLLKKDCYPRFIRSDYYKNLLANGKQPSQKKRFFGFGPTKKKSSTTASQNQNLLQQQTSQGAACCSTALTKRRGSDRSLSGSAHELAVSGIKDSKVPHSHSQSNLSDIPYRGDLANLPKGVSAAPKVPSPVKKPAAGTSTSEEVCPWETESPRSRKNSAQSESSSSEMSAAVAEISEKVHRTNILTQQHTVDGGKRLVVNVAPDLPRRASVSVPIAYSSDPSTKRKVSSFEDGAGASFVVPTGDPDNKVEHHTPTPASCKTLKKSHSVAKTCAAPIISVSSAADDQAEGQEVEKLLEETPVVFQQVEPLAPLAEPDSESPASELPPSEVAEEVAVAAAVGDDAEARSNDVCPWEDEEACKVDTPFVKTYATLGYL encoded by the exons ATGGAAGCGCTGGTGCGCCTCATGCAGGACCCGAAGAATGGGGGCGTCCCGGTCAGAAAACAGAAGATCCTCCTCACTTCAGTCCACGACGCCTTCATGG CCTATGAATTCAAAG GGTATGACATGATAGAATGGCTTATGGATAGACTCGCTATTGAAGAATCCGGTGAGTTAG aggcGCTCAATTTAGCAAACCAGCTATGTCAGTACGGTTACTTCTTCCCAATAAACGATTCCAAAAACTTGGTAGTCAAGGATGACAGCACTCTATATAGATTCCAG TCTCCGTACTACTGGCCGGCGCAGAAGGGAACGCCAGACCGCATGGACTACGCAGTGTACCTGGTGAAGAGAACGTTGCGCAACAAACAGAGACACGGTCTGGAGGACTACGAACAGGAGCAGCTCAACAATCTCAAGTACAACCTGGCGAACAAGTGGGAATTCATAACGATGCAAGCCGAAGAACAAGTAAGCAAAGCGTCCAGTTCGAAATCGAAAGAGAAGAAGAATTCGTGGCAAATGAGAGTGTTTCAGGTGAAACTGGCCAAGAGTCTGAAGAAGACAGAAAAGGGAATTGCGGACTCTCAGGAGAGGGCCTTTTGGAGGGTGCTGAGGCCACCGCCAGGGATGACGTCGTCCCTGGAACCTTGCCCGGTGCCTATGAGGAACTGGGACAGGCAGAGCAGGAAGAGGACTGTGGAGAACCTGAAGAGAGAG GTTGACTTTCTGAAGAAGAGTCTAACAAGAACAAGGATCAAGATGTCGCAGGCTTTGGAAAGCATGGTGCAGTACGTAGATACTTATTCAGAATACGATGCGATGATAAGCCCAGCCCAACCTTCGAACCCTTGGGTTACAGAAGATTCTACTTTTTGGATGTTGAACAGCCCCCT CGTCGAGGTGGCGACGGAGAAGAGAGTGAAACGCTGGGGACTCTCGATGGAGGAACTCGTCTCCGACCCTACCGGTATCCAAGAGTTCACCATCTACCTGAGCAAGGAGTTCAGCCACGAGAACATCCGCTTCTGGATGGCGGTAAACGATCTGAGGAGATCGGCGCAGTCGCAGGTTCCCGAGAAGGTTCGGCAGATATTCGA TGAATTCCTCAAGCCAGGAGCGCAGTGCGAGATAAACATCGATGGCAAGACCATGGAGAAGATCCATCAGGAGATGCAGAACCCCAGCAGGTTCACCTTCGACGCCGCTCAAGATCACATCTACACGTTGCTGCTCAAGAAAGATTGCTATCCCCGGTTCATCAGGTCCGATTACTACAAGAACCTGCTAGCCAACGGCAAACAGCCTTCCCAAAAGAAACG CTTCTTTGGCTTCGGCCCCACCAAGAAGAAGTCCTCCACGACGGCCTCTCAGAACCAGAACCTGCTGCAGCAGCAGACTTCACAAGGAGCCGCTTGTTGCAGCACCGCGCTCACCAAGAGGAGAGGTAGCGACCGCAGCTTGTCCGGTTCGGCCCACGAGCTCGCAGTTTCCGGTATCAAAGACTCCAAAGTACCGCACTCGCACTCGCAGAGCAACCTGAGCGACATCCCCTATAG GGGTGATCTGGCAAACCTACCGAAGGGCGTATCAGCTGCTCCGAAGGTTCCTAGTCC GGTGAAGAAACCAGCTGCCGGCACGTCAACGTCCGAAGAGGTCTGCCCCTGGGAGACCGAGTCCCCCAGGTCCAGAAAGAACTCGGCACAGTCGGAGAGCTCCTCTTCGGAGATGAGCGCCGCGGTGGCCGAGATCTCGGAGAAGGTCCACAGGACCAACATCCTGACCCAACAGCACACCGTGGACGGCGGCAAGAGACTGGTGGTCAACGTCGCGCCGGATCTGCCAAGGAGGGCATCGGTCTCGGTGCCGATAGCCTACAGCTCGGACCCGTCCACCAAGAGGAAGGTGTCCTCTTTCGAAGACGGCGCCGGTGCGTCTTTCGTGGTTCCGACCGGCGACCCGGACAATAAGGTGGAGCATCACACGCCGACGCCGGCGTCATGCAAAACTCTGAAAAAAAGCCACAGCGTCGCGAAGACTTGTGCTGCGCCGATCATAAGTGTCAGTTCGGCGGCCGACGACCAGGCGGAGGGGCAAGAGGTGGAGAAGCTGCTGGAGGAGACGCCCGTCGTCTTCCAGCAGGTGGAGCCTCTGGCGCCGCTCGCGGAGCCGGACAGCGAATCGCCGGCCAGCGAACTGCCTCCGTCGGAGGTGGCAGAAGAGGTAGCAGTTGCGGCAGCCGTTGGAGACGACGCCGAGGCAAGAAGCAACGACGTGTGTCCGTGGGAAGACGA
- the LOC123680767 gene encoding regulator of G-protein signaling 7 isoform X3 produces MEPDQRVQRCNRPCAFDKMEALVRLMQDPKNGGVPVRKQKILLTSVHDAFMGKAPVTGYDMIEWLMDRLAIEESGELEALNLANQLCQYGYFFPINDSKNLVVKDDSTLYRFQSPYYWPAQKGTPDRMDYAVYLVKRTLRNKQRHGLEDYEQEQLNNLKYNLANKWEFITMQAEEQVSKASSSKSKEKKNSWQMRVFQVKLAKSLKKTEKGIADSQERAFWRVLRPPPGMTSSLEPCPVPMRNWDRQSRKRTVENLKREVDFLKKSLTRTRIKMSQALESMVQYVDTYSEYDAMISPAQPSNPWVTEDSTFWMLNSPLVEVATEKRVKRWGLSMEELVSDPTGIQEFTIYLSKEFSHENIRFWMAVNDLRRSAQSQVPEKVRQIFDEFLKPGAQCEINIDGKTMEKIHQEMQNPSRFTFDAAQDHIYTLLLKKDCYPRFIRSDYYKNLLANGKQPSQKKRFFGFGPTKKKSSTTASQNQNLLQQQTSQGAACCSTALTKRRGSDRSLSGSAHELAVSGIKDSKVPHSHSQSNLSDIPYRGDLANLPKGVSAAPKVPSPVKKPAAGTSTSEEVCPWETESPRSRKNSAQSESSSSEMSAAVAEISEKVHRTNILTQQHTVDGGKRLVVNVAPDLPRRASVSVPIAYSSDPSTKRKVSSFEDGAGASFVVPTGDPDNKVEHHTPTPASCKTLKKSHSVAKTCAAPIISVSSAADDQAEGQEVEKLLEETPVVFQQVEPLAPLAEPDSESPASELPPSEVAEEVAVAAAVGDDAEARSNDVCPWEDEEACKVDTPFVKTYATLGYL; encoded by the exons ATGGAAGCGCTGGTGCGCCTCATGCAGGACCCGAAGAATGGGGGCGTCCCGGTCAGAAAACAGAAGATCCTCCTCACTTCAGTCCACGACGCCTTCATGGGTAAGGCCCCTGTCACAG GGTATGACATGATAGAATGGCTTATGGATAGACTCGCTATTGAAGAATCCGGTGAGTTAG aggcGCTCAATTTAGCAAACCAGCTATGTCAGTACGGTTACTTCTTCCCAATAAACGATTCCAAAAACTTGGTAGTCAAGGATGACAGCACTCTATATAGATTCCAG TCTCCGTACTACTGGCCGGCGCAGAAGGGAACGCCAGACCGCATGGACTACGCAGTGTACCTGGTGAAGAGAACGTTGCGCAACAAACAGAGACACGGTCTGGAGGACTACGAACAGGAGCAGCTCAACAATCTCAAGTACAACCTGGCGAACAAGTGGGAATTCATAACGATGCAAGCCGAAGAACAAGTAAGCAAAGCGTCCAGTTCGAAATCGAAAGAGAAGAAGAATTCGTGGCAAATGAGAGTGTTTCAGGTGAAACTGGCCAAGAGTCTGAAGAAGACAGAAAAGGGAATTGCGGACTCTCAGGAGAGGGCCTTTTGGAGGGTGCTGAGGCCACCGCCAGGGATGACGTCGTCCCTGGAACCTTGCCCGGTGCCTATGAGGAACTGGGACAGGCAGAGCAGGAAGAGGACTGTGGAGAACCTGAAGAGAGAG GTTGACTTTCTGAAGAAGAGTCTAACAAGAACAAGGATCAAGATGTCGCAGGCTTTGGAAAGCATGGTGCAGTACGTAGATACTTATTCAGAATACGATGCGATGATAAGCCCAGCCCAACCTTCGAACCCTTGGGTTACAGAAGATTCTACTTTTTGGATGTTGAACAGCCCCCT CGTCGAGGTGGCGACGGAGAAGAGAGTGAAACGCTGGGGACTCTCGATGGAGGAACTCGTCTCCGACCCTACCGGTATCCAAGAGTTCACCATCTACCTGAGCAAGGAGTTCAGCCACGAGAACATCCGCTTCTGGATGGCGGTAAACGATCTGAGGAGATCGGCGCAGTCGCAGGTTCCCGAGAAGGTTCGGCAGATATTCGA TGAATTCCTCAAGCCAGGAGCGCAGTGCGAGATAAACATCGATGGCAAGACCATGGAGAAGATCCATCAGGAGATGCAGAACCCCAGCAGGTTCACCTTCGACGCCGCTCAAGATCACATCTACACGTTGCTGCTCAAGAAAGATTGCTATCCCCGGTTCATCAGGTCCGATTACTACAAGAACCTGCTAGCCAACGGCAAACAGCCTTCCCAAAAGAAACG CTTCTTTGGCTTCGGCCCCACCAAGAAGAAGTCCTCCACGACGGCCTCTCAGAACCAGAACCTGCTGCAGCAGCAGACTTCACAAGGAGCCGCTTGTTGCAGCACCGCGCTCACCAAGAGGAGAGGTAGCGACCGCAGCTTGTCCGGTTCGGCCCACGAGCTCGCAGTTTCCGGTATCAAAGACTCCAAAGTACCGCACTCGCACTCGCAGAGCAACCTGAGCGACATCCCCTATAG GGGTGATCTGGCAAACCTACCGAAGGGCGTATCAGCTGCTCCGAAGGTTCCTAGTCC GGTGAAGAAACCAGCTGCCGGCACGTCAACGTCCGAAGAGGTCTGCCCCTGGGAGACCGAGTCCCCCAGGTCCAGAAAGAACTCGGCACAGTCGGAGAGCTCCTCTTCGGAGATGAGCGCCGCGGTGGCCGAGATCTCGGAGAAGGTCCACAGGACCAACATCCTGACCCAACAGCACACCGTGGACGGCGGCAAGAGACTGGTGGTCAACGTCGCGCCGGATCTGCCAAGGAGGGCATCGGTCTCGGTGCCGATAGCCTACAGCTCGGACCCGTCCACCAAGAGGAAGGTGTCCTCTTTCGAAGACGGCGCCGGTGCGTCTTTCGTGGTTCCGACCGGCGACCCGGACAATAAGGTGGAGCATCACACGCCGACGCCGGCGTCATGCAAAACTCTGAAAAAAAGCCACAGCGTCGCGAAGACTTGTGCTGCGCCGATCATAAGTGTCAGTTCGGCGGCCGACGACCAGGCGGAGGGGCAAGAGGTGGAGAAGCTGCTGGAGGAGACGCCCGTCGTCTTCCAGCAGGTGGAGCCTCTGGCGCCGCTCGCGGAGCCGGACAGCGAATCGCCGGCCAGCGAACTGCCTCCGTCGGAGGTGGCAGAAGAGGTAGCAGTTGCGGCAGCCGTTGGAGACGACGCCGAGGCAAGAAGCAACGACGTGTGTCCGTGGGAAGACGA
- the LOC123680767 gene encoding regulator of G-protein signaling 7 isoform X2: MEPDQRVQRCNRPCAFDKMEALVRLMQDPKNGGVPVRKQKILLTSVHDAFMGKAPVTAYEFKGYDMIEWLMDRLAIEESGELEALNLANQLCQYGYFFPINDSKNLVVKDDSTLYRFQLEHPKTHPFQSPYYWPAQKGTPDRMDYAVYLVKRTLRNKQRHGLEDYEQEQLNNLKYNLANKWEFITMQAEEQVKLAKSLKKTEKGIADSQERAFWRVLRPPPGMTSSLEPCPVPMRNWDRQSRKRTVENLKREVDFLKKSLTRTRIKMSQALESMVQYVDTYSEYDAMISPAQPSNPWVTEDSTFWMLNSPLFFKFCSTCSVEVATEKRVKRWGLSMEELVSDPTGIQEFTIYLSKEFSHENIRFWMAVNDLRRSAQSQVPEKVRQIFDEFLKPGAQCEINIDGKTMEKIHQEMQNPSRFTFDAAQDHIYTLLLKKDCYPRFIRSDYYKNLLANGKQPSQKKRFFGFGPTKKKSSTTASQNQNLLQQQTSQGAACCSTALTKRRGSDRSLSGSAHELAVSGIKDSKVPHSHSQSNLSDIPYRGDLANLPKGVSAAPKVPSPVKKPAAGTSTSEEVCPWETESPRSRKNSAQSESSSSEMSAAVAEISEKVHRTNILTQQHTVDGGKRLVVNVAPDLPRRASVSVPIAYSSDPSTKRKVSSFEDGAGASFVVPTGDPDNKVEHHTPTPASCKTLKKSHSVAKTCAAPIISVSSAADDQAEGQEVEKLLEETPVVFQQVEPLAPLAEPDSESPASELPPSEVAEEVAVAAAVGDDAEARSNDVCPWEDEEACKVDTPFVKTYATLGYL; the protein is encoded by the exons ATGGAAGCGCTGGTGCGCCTCATGCAGGACCCGAAGAATGGGGGCGTCCCGGTCAGAAAACAGAAGATCCTCCTCACTTCAGTCCACGACGCCTTCATGGGTAAGGCCCCTGTCACAG CCTATGAATTCAAAG GGTATGACATGATAGAATGGCTTATGGATAGACTCGCTATTGAAGAATCCGGTGAGTTAG aggcGCTCAATTTAGCAAACCAGCTATGTCAGTACGGTTACTTCTTCCCAATAAACGATTCCAAAAACTTGGTAGTCAAGGATGACAGCACTCTATATAGATTCCAG TTAGAACACCCTAAAACCCACCCCTTTCAGTCTCCGTACTACTGGCCGGCGCAGAAGGGAACGCCAGACCGCATGGACTACGCAGTGTACCTGGTGAAGAGAACGTTGCGCAACAAACAGAGACACGGTCTGGAGGACTACGAACAGGAGCAGCTCAACAATCTCAAGTACAACCTGGCGAACAAGTGGGAATTCATAACGATGCAAGCCGAAGAACAA GTGAAACTGGCCAAGAGTCTGAAGAAGACAGAAAAGGGAATTGCGGACTCTCAGGAGAGGGCCTTTTGGAGGGTGCTGAGGCCACCGCCAGGGATGACGTCGTCCCTGGAACCTTGCCCGGTGCCTATGAGGAACTGGGACAGGCAGAGCAGGAAGAGGACTGTGGAGAACCTGAAGAGAGAG GTTGACTTTCTGAAGAAGAGTCTAACAAGAACAAGGATCAAGATGTCGCAGGCTTTGGAAAGCATGGTGCAGTACGTAGATACTTATTCAGAATACGATGCGATGATAAGCCCAGCCCAACCTTCGAACCCTTGGGTTACAGAAGATTCTACTTTTTGGATGTTGAACAGCCCCCT ttttttcaaattctgcTCCACTTGCAGCGTCGAGGTGGCGACGGAGAAGAGAGTGAAACGCTGGGGACTCTCGATGGAGGAACTCGTCTCCGACCCTACCGGTATCCAAGAGTTCACCATCTACCTGAGCAAGGAGTTCAGCCACGAGAACATCCGCTTCTGGATGGCGGTAAACGATCTGAGGAGATCGGCGCAGTCGCAGGTTCCCGAGAAGGTTCGGCAGATATTCGA TGAATTCCTCAAGCCAGGAGCGCAGTGCGAGATAAACATCGATGGCAAGACCATGGAGAAGATCCATCAGGAGATGCAGAACCCCAGCAGGTTCACCTTCGACGCCGCTCAAGATCACATCTACACGTTGCTGCTCAAGAAAGATTGCTATCCCCGGTTCATCAGGTCCGATTACTACAAGAACCTGCTAGCCAACGGCAAACAGCCTTCCCAAAAGAAACG CTTCTTTGGCTTCGGCCCCACCAAGAAGAAGTCCTCCACGACGGCCTCTCAGAACCAGAACCTGCTGCAGCAGCAGACTTCACAAGGAGCCGCTTGTTGCAGCACCGCGCTCACCAAGAGGAGAGGTAGCGACCGCAGCTTGTCCGGTTCGGCCCACGAGCTCGCAGTTTCCGGTATCAAAGACTCCAAAGTACCGCACTCGCACTCGCAGAGCAACCTGAGCGACATCCCCTATAG GGGTGATCTGGCAAACCTACCGAAGGGCGTATCAGCTGCTCCGAAGGTTCCTAGTCC GGTGAAGAAACCAGCTGCCGGCACGTCAACGTCCGAAGAGGTCTGCCCCTGGGAGACCGAGTCCCCCAGGTCCAGAAAGAACTCGGCACAGTCGGAGAGCTCCTCTTCGGAGATGAGCGCCGCGGTGGCCGAGATCTCGGAGAAGGTCCACAGGACCAACATCCTGACCCAACAGCACACCGTGGACGGCGGCAAGAGACTGGTGGTCAACGTCGCGCCGGATCTGCCAAGGAGGGCATCGGTCTCGGTGCCGATAGCCTACAGCTCGGACCCGTCCACCAAGAGGAAGGTGTCCTCTTTCGAAGACGGCGCCGGTGCGTCTTTCGTGGTTCCGACCGGCGACCCGGACAATAAGGTGGAGCATCACACGCCGACGCCGGCGTCATGCAAAACTCTGAAAAAAAGCCACAGCGTCGCGAAGACTTGTGCTGCGCCGATCATAAGTGTCAGTTCGGCGGCCGACGACCAGGCGGAGGGGCAAGAGGTGGAGAAGCTGCTGGAGGAGACGCCCGTCGTCTTCCAGCAGGTGGAGCCTCTGGCGCCGCTCGCGGAGCCGGACAGCGAATCGCCGGCCAGCGAACTGCCTCCGTCGGAGGTGGCAGAAGAGGTAGCAGTTGCGGCAGCCGTTGGAGACGACGCCGAGGCAAGAAGCAACGACGTGTGTCCGTGGGAAGACGA